CATCAGTAATCTGTCGGGCGTCCAGATTAAGTGATTTAAGATTTGTCAGTCCTGATAGTCTTTTCAGGCTAGCATCATTTACCGAGGTAAATGACAGGTTCAAATCTTCCAGTTTGTGTAAACCTGTATAAAAGCCAGAACATATATAATCAACAAATGCATCAAATCGAAATGTACAAGGATAAAAGAAGAGTAAACAAATAAAACTCAAATGACAACAtgttttttcaaataaaaaaaaaaagaaaaacaaattaatgaCTGTATGATAAAGTACATATTgtcaaatattttttactaaCAGCTGGCAACTGAAAAATAGCAAACTTAGTTACAGAACTTCTTGCAGTCAAATCAACAGCACCCTGAAATTAATCAGCAAGAAACCAAAACTAAAAACCTGAACAATAGAACACCTTGATCgaggatttttttttaaaaaagtataaagaaaaagaaaaaaggtgaCAATGCAATAACGATTTATGTAACACCTTGTCGTCATAGAGCATTTGCTCATGAAGAATACAACCAACAAGTTTATAAATAACACAATAATTTGAACGggtttgaatttttatttaatatgattttttccaTGTACCTGATATATGACGCAGCCCGCTGGAACCAACTTCAGTGTCTGATAACACTAGACTTCTCAAGAGAGTGAGGCCTGAATAAACAAATAACTGTTAATATAAAGTTAATCCAAAGCTACATTTGGTAAACACCAGAAATTTAATAGTAAACCTATCAAATTGGCAAGCCCTTCATCGCCTATTTTGCAGGAATCCAAATTTAAATACTCCAAATTTACTAAACCTGGaccaagaaaataaataaatgaggATATGAAGGATAATTGGAAAACTCAAAATAAACTAGCAGCATGCATGGTGTAAATTAAGGACATGGTCTTTTCTTCACATTCTGAATTTTTGTAACAGTAATTCTGAAATAGCATAAATTCAATTGGACATATATTGGTGAGAAAAATATACTCAGAAGCTCATAACAAAAGGCACAGAAATTAGAAGCACCTTTCAGATGTACTAAACAGGCATCTGTGATCCTGTTAAATGCCAGACTTAGCCTCTTCAAGGTTTTAAGACCTACAGGAAATTGTAAGCAGACTGTTAAACAATGGATTCATATTTTCATCATTAGAGCTACAGGTACAAACTTGGCAGAGGAAGTCCTCAAGTTTGGTCATTAGAAAACAGAATCAGTCTTACTAGAGATTTTCTCAAATTCATCATCAGAAAGACAGCACCTGTTGAGATTTAAAGATTCCAGGGCTGCTAAGGCTGTAGcagaaacaaaaatataattgaatGTCAGTAAAATTCAGAATTGTCTTTGCAGCCTTAGTACCACTTGTGTGTGCATGCTAAACCTGTCTAACCCTTTATTTCTCACATAAACTTGACACAAGTTCATTCATAAGTCATAACAGGATGACTTCAAAGAGAATCGAAAATTACTGTAtaatattaagaaaaataaataagcGAGACGTTGAAGAACAAAATGAgagaaggaaaaaagaaaagaaaaaactacCAGCAATAGACTCTAAACATGCAGAAGTAATTTTGCATCCTTCAGCATTCAATGTGGTAAGCTTCTGCAAACCTGATACCAGAGCAATGAAGGTAATGTAGAACAGAAAACCATAATACACAAAGTATACCTAGTCAATAAGTAAAACTGAAGAGTAGTGACAGCAAGTGAGTGTGTCAGTAGTTCCTCATACAAAATTATTTCACGGTAAAAAATGATGATGTCTTTCACTTAAAGGTGATGATCATTAACTGACACGAGATGTGTTTAAGTGCAGAGACAACAGCCACACAGCAGCAATTATATTCTTGCATTGGCATCTGTGATATATGACAAATACTATGGAAAATATACCTCTTAAATAAGCAACTCCATGATCAGTAATACTGCTATTGGAAATTTGCAATTCCTTCAGATTTATAAGACCTAAACAATTACAAATTGGCAGTCAACTAAAACGGAGACCATATCTAAAATTTTCATCTAAAAGCATGAAGAAAAAGAACCCTGCTAATCAAGCATTATAACAATTGCTGCCTACAGGCTATGGAAGTTAATGCATTGTTGCATACAGGATGAAAAATTTAAGTAGGATGTCCCCTGAATATCCCTGATACCTTATCTATATGACCTAGGCCATAAGGTAGTGCGTGGTTAGGATGTGTTTGATTAGAGACAGGTACAAAAAAAAGTTTGTACtttcaaaaattgaaaacatGACCGGGGGATATAACTTTCAAATAATATCCTAACCATGATACAAATCACGCCGCCTTATGATCAATACCTGAGATTGCTTGCATGTCTGAATCCATAATACATTTACAGCATGCAATGTTGAGAGACTCGAGCTTTTTCAGACctgtattaatttttaaaacaaacaaatgaaAGGAAACTATCTGTGAGAATATAGTATATGCTCTCTAACAAAAAGGGTCCTCAAATAAAGAGACAATGAGGATTGGCTCAACAGGTATGATCGCACAGCATTCACTCATTGATCTTGATTTCTTGTAGGTTGGCAGTTAATCTGTAAGCCATTGCTACTCCTTGGGGCATGGTGATACCATTGCCATGACTTAGTGGCCTGCCAGCCTGCCATACAGCCATACCACTGTAGGCTAGAAAACTAACCAGAAGCCTTCAAACAACATAACCACTAATAAAATAGATGCCTCGACTAAAGCTATGTATTCAAAGAATACAATGAGACTAGATAATTCACGATAATTATCATATGGATCTTCCCACATGATGAAGCTCATGTCAATCCACCCCATTAATCATTACTGTCTCATACTTCCCTAAATTTGTATGTAGAACTGAGCTTAAACAAGAGGTTATCATCATTACAAATTTACAATAATAACAAGCTAAGTTCAAGATCTAAAAGATAGAGCAGAATATCAGGAAAAAAACCTTTAAGATGAACAAATCCACCATGAATCTCTGAACACCTCTCTAAGTCCAATTTCTCCAAGTTAACTAAGCTTGAGAAAGCACGCATTCCATCAGGTGTAACAGTGCTACTCTTCCTGATGCTCAAGGAAGTCAAGTTCAAAAGACCTATCCAGAAAAGTCGCATTACTTGACATGTTAATTCTAATCAATTAGATATCATCAAGAAAGAAATAGTATATTTACCACTAACGTATTTGAGACCATGTTCAGAAAACTGGTCACAGTAATCGAGAGTTAATGATTGGAGATTTGAGCTGTCCTTCAGTAGACGCAATCCTTTATCAGTCACAGTTGAACCAGAAAGATCAACTGAAAGTAAAGATGACCTCTGCGAAGAGATGACATCTATCCAACCATCATTCACTCCAGGGTATTCACCCAACAAAACATCCTGCCATGCAAAACTCATCTCATAAGTTGGCTAATGCTTGTAACTGAAAACTCTTAAATCAAAGCAAAACTTGGGATTCCACCAAGCCTCCTGCACACACCCGAAGAGCACAATTTCGAAAAGCTTCAATATATGCTTCTGTTAGGCACTGAGCATCCACCAGTTCATTGAAAATTTGCTGGCTTAGGTCTGGTGGAAGCATTGAGAAAGAATCATATTTACGGAAGTCCTATAACAATGCAACAAAACATGTAATCAGGTACATAATAGAAACAAAAGCAATCAAAGTAAGACAAAAGCAATCAAAGCTAAAGATAGCATCAAACCTCGCGTATCTTATGAATGCATAACTCCATGAGTGAGGGGCATGTACCCCCTCCGGGGAAATTATTTGGCTTGGAACGAAAACTTTTTGCCCCTGGCCATTTAGTACTGGTACTTCTGCAGTATCTTCCTAAGACCCCTCTATGCAGATCATCTTCCATGACTTGTTGTTCCCTCTTCCTAGAACATATACCCCCCATGGCTAAATTGCCAATACCCTTTTAATCACAATTGTACGGCATGTACCATAGAAAGTCAACTTCCCATTCCAGAACAAAATGATTTTGACGTGAACTGCACACAGAAAACAGATAAACAAGAAAACAAACCTGTCATCTaaactgtacctcaagtttgtGAATTTATTTCACACACACACATTACTTTCAAGATTAATCATATTGATCAAACcaacaaacaaacaaataaactAGGCCACAGTGTGATcatcaaacaaaaaaatgcaGACAAGATCATTTTGATTGATCAACTCTGTAGTTATAGCAGTTTCAGTTAATTACAAATTACTaaggagaaacaaagaaagcacCATCCACATGTGTATGATTCTCTTAATTGAAGCGAGAAAATTAACTAGATGATCCTTTTTTCAGTAACCTTCGTggagattattttattttcacttttctatctgttcttcttcattttttttttataattaagagcAAACAGAGTATGAGAGCCTCTCTTCAAAAAGCAGCTCAAGATATTTTTGAGCTTTCACTTAAAAGTAATCAAAgatatttcttcttcttcttttaggttcattaaaaatagcaagattatataaaaaaaattaagaaaacataaaagatatttcttcttcttcttttgcttaAGGTTACGTCACAGACCTCTTTGGTTCTCCGACggcgaagagagagagagagaggaggtgAGGGGGAATATTCCGGTAACCGAATGAGGTATGGTCGAAACGGAAAATCAGGAGTTAGTGGAGAAAGAAACGTGATTACGTGAAGGATCAAAAGGGAAAGGAgtttttttagagagagaaagagaagagtGAGATAGTAGTGGAgtgaaaggaagaagaaagaaggaggaagaagaagagtgaAGAGAACACAGTGCCATCTGATGTATGACACGTGTCCTGATTGATAAAggaaatgaagaacaagatAAGAGAGAACAGTGGGTCCCGTTCCGAATGAAACGCTCCTCTTTCTCCGATATTCGTGTCGTTTACCCTTGTCTTTCTCATCTTACTCTCCTTCTCCTAATAATAAGCTAAGGGTTATTTCTTTCTTATAATTAGTCTTCcgttttttgtttttgaaagaTAGAAGTGAAATTCGAATTCAACACTTTTAGATAAGTATGAAAATATTATGGTATAATTTGATAAAGTTTTTTTAAGagatatttgtattttttaaagtttaagtattttattttgtatttagtaaataaaaaaattatatgtttgTATTTGTAGATTTTAAATGATTGGGatacttttaaaaatatgtaaGATAGAGTTTTTTAAAGTTGgcttgtattttttaaaatttgaaagtctaatataatctcatatgttaattaatttttaaatttaatacttgtatttatatttattatagtatttttaaattttaaaagcaattttattaaacacaattgttattatttgtcttcattaaaaataatttttaatttgatttatcaaataaaaatgttacaatttttaaaaaatcatcttttaaaagttaaattttataaactacttttcaaaagtaaaagatttaccaaactaagcctacatcatttgagttataatttattgGTACAACTGAATTGAATGTTtatgtaaaatttttattttaatttcatttaacaCATGAcctatttattaatttatttaaaataaaataatatataaatttaattttgatatattaagtTTAAAgacttttatatataatatgtttaaagagttttatatataatatagtatttttttaattgtaatttttttatgataagtAATTCAGAATAAAAGTTTGATATAAATATCATTAACTTTGATTAGTAATTTgccttttagtatttttttttttacattgatatactattagattttttttttaccaaaaataagaaatttgaaCTCGTAATCTTTTAATTGAGTATGGAGAGACTAGTagattatttacttttaaaattGAAGATGAAATAATGTATATGAAGATGAATAAAGATTGAAGTGCCTTATTGATGAAAAATATTAAAGTCATGCTAATTAAATGATTTAAGCCAAGTCCTAATCAAATGAATGATTCCAAATCCACGCCCGACTTTGAATTTAGCTGACTGCGTAATCTACACTGCTAAGTGCAACAATGACTTCAACACTTGAAATTTCAAACCCCTCATtatgctttattgcttttctttctttggatggtgaatgagttatgtttacttttaaaaaattatttttttatatttgtaaaTGGTTAGATCCCTTGTTTTTCTTTAATGTAATCATGTCGTTGTTTATATTCTCTTGAGCAAATCAATGGGTGGAAGACATTTTTTAAGttgaaaaataatcaaatatcaTTTAGGTCGCTTGTTGCACCACCAAATCTTTTATAACTTGTGGATCATTTTCTCTGACTTGTATATCATTTGTTACTCACATAATTTCCTCTTTTCTGCCCTTTCTCTTTATCACAATTGTAggagaaataaataaaataattaagacTTATAGAATtttgactaaaaaaaatatagaataacTACAATTATGAAATGCCTttcagaaaaaatatatttaatctcACATTTCAAAACGAGGTCCCATAAGAATAAAGAGAagttttttggggggggggggggggggggagaaaTAGTATATCATACTAACAAATATGACTAAACACCTTAATATGAAATGTTTAACCTTTTATAATAtctatatttaataaattagagattagttttttttattagatgTTGGAATAGATTTGGATcatctaaattttgaatttgtacTTTAGAGAGGATAAAAAGTCATCTTCTATCTTTAAATGGTTTCTCTCTTATATTACTATTGATCTcacctataaaataaatggtgagagatcacactttactctctaaagtaaaattcaaaatttagaaaatccaaatcctattaaaatatatattgtttCGATGGTTACCTGAAATGAGATCGTGCATGAGGTGGTTTTTGACTTAGCCACTTGGATGTCTAAATCAACAAGGGTCTTAACAGGTGCATGAGGTGGTTTTTGACTTAGCCACTTCGATGTCTAAATCAACAAGGATCTTAGCAGTCTTAGTAGGTTTATAAAGTATTGAGACTTAAGTATACCTGAGGTGTCAATGTATTTATAGGTGATGAGTCAATAATCACTGTTGGAGTCGTTCCACTTCTGATGgcggataaccgtccctttatttAAGAGTTGTTaagatcttttttaaaaataaatgaagaATATTTAGGGTTAATTATAACTcctcaaaaaaaattatcaccTTGTAGTATTTTATCCGACCTCTTAAGACTTTTATCATCTTCCTGGCAATTTACCTAATTAAATAAATCCCATGAATCCTTTactaatttatattattaagtAAACCGTGGAAACCAATCATAGTTTCTACTCTCTACATGAACCGTGGTTGGCAGGGACGGATTACTCATAAAAAAAGTTGGCCCTAAACCGTAGCTGAGTCTCACAGATTTTGAAGGGAAAATGGTAGGCATAAACCGTGGTTACCTACCACGGTTACCTACCACAGTTTATGAAGAGGAGGCATTCAAAGGTAACCCCATTGCTTCCCACGGTTTACGTCTTTAGTagtataaatacataatttttgGATTACGTtactcaaaatcacttttagataaaaaattattaagatacacatcaacttaaataatttttgtacATTATCTTGTCATTGTAATTCACCTATTTGAATAgatcttattaattaattttataataaaattaatatttatatactaaaataaaaataacataaaaattgacaaaaatatatttttaattaaaattaacaaaatataaattttagatagtactaagaataataaaaaaattaaatatttaccTTAGTAGtgattgaaataaatcaaaaaaaaatttatgatttttttatatagtatatttttagtactcttagtactcttttttaatatgttataattttttattattatttacaattaattttttgtttaatttactttatctaagatcaataaattatattataaaaagataataaaaaaataatacaaaaaaattaccattataaaaatgtataatgtcaaacaaataattaacaaaaaaataaaaataataaataatagaaaaagagaaTTCATATAAACAGAAATTCTaagaatttcataaataatacaatgataacatgcataaaggataaagttggtaaaatataaataaagattGAATCTTGATGACAGGGTGTGTTTGGCAAACACGTTGGTGAAGAAAGAAGTGCGTTTGagcttcttgaaagtttcactcttatgtttggcaatttttttctttctaaacgCAGAAACGATTCTGCCTCTAAACCCACGTTGAGAAGAAGCTAAAATTTGTAGCTTCTGCGTCACGTTCATGGTTGCTGATTACCTTtagaaaattaagtgaaaaaattTGTTCTTTTTTACCAACCTTaccctttattttcttctataaGAAGGATACCAATAACTATAAATTTCACTGTGTAGTTCTTTCTACTTTTTCATAGTtctttcttccattttttttccATCAAAATCATTCAGATTTGTTTCAATTACTAgtaaattgaatattttaatttttttattatttttagtactcattttcatattttaatttttagtgttatgatttatgatgttatgtttttatgagttttttttatcattttctatactattttttatatgtatatttttttatgaatttttttatttttgtttgactttgtttatatgattttttatttattttattgtatttttttattcatatgataaatattattgatttttttattttttgtagtgctataatttttcagatattttattaatttttatgattttttattattttttgttcatatgaattcttttttttttatcttttactaCATTGTATTTATATCgtgtatgaaatttttttacttattttattcatatgtattttatttagtttttattgtattttttgttcatatgataCATGTGGTTGATTTTATgaaatttgtattattttttttatttgtatgatttttttctattttttgatgtactctatctttgttttatattaatttttttattttttattttgactttgtaaaatttgtaattgtaaTTAATATATACTACGTTTATTATCCaaattttgtataatataaACTATGATCCTataaaaaaggataaaataaataaaaaattaattataagtaacaatagaaccataaataatgaaaatttatagttcaaaataatactaaattaaagagtacgggtaatattagaaaaagtatagaatattttttttgtttaacattataaaatttatagtacTCTCTTTcatacttttttattatatttatttatttatataataaatattttttatattatttttgttagattatgtttttgcatatatataaaaaaataaattgatgtctcttttagtaatttttcatctaaaagtgattttgagtagtataatccaaacaacatttattttgttataatcaattttgatacaaatattgccaaacataaatcacgttaactcaaacttacttttcatcaaaatcaattttgtaaaatcaattttatgcaaACTCACTTTTGCAAACtgaaatccaaacacacactaaaAGTCCGTTAGTGAAACGCAGAAGCTTAAAATTGTTGCTTATTGTAAACGTGATTTTGAAGGCAAAATCACTTCTgcatttatgaaaaaaaatttgccaAACCAAAAGATTGAAGCTTTCAAGAAATCTAAACTTGCTTCTTCTCTTCCAACGTGTTTTCCAAACATACCCAAAGTGATTCAATTAAAGATGGTCATTCTAAGTCTTTCATAAACTGTTGCTGGTAGCAAAATTTTATGTACATTTTCGTCCCTCAATAAACCGTGATAGCTTGTCACGATTTATGATGATTCTCTTTCATGAGTAATTCGTCCTGCCAACTACAGTTTATGTAAAGAGTAAAAACTGTGATTAGCTTCCACGATTtatctaataatataaattgCACATACACGTAACAAGTTTGTATTTTGTATATATGAATAAAGATTTCATAGGATTTATTTAATTAGGTAAATTGTCCTCATATTTATATGATAGATatctttttaacttttatttgcTTTTAGACTTGGCTTATCTTTTTGGGTCAAATAtgaacatatataaataaacatTTTGTCTTCCTGATATATAATTACTCGTTTTTTAGTAAATACTTCATACAAgcttattaaataaattttatttattctatctatctattaataaatatatattgctATCAAAATAAAGGTATAGCTACTATAAATAAAACACGTCAATGCATCATTTAGCTTGAAACAATTTATTGGACCATAGTATGCAAATAACCCATCACAAACCTACACAAGCCCAAATTGTTTTACATTCTGTTATTTTAGAATCTGTTAGAGTTTAGAAATCTTCACAAAGATTTGATGAGCTGTCCATAATATTACTTGTATATAAGTgtcaattattttaaataataaataacacACACTTATTTTATTCTCTGTTCCATACCTTTTTATAATTTGCATCCAAACGGAAAAATGAAAGACATTACTAAAATATAAAAGGATACATATTTGATATTTCACAAAGTAATTCGCcctaatatttattttttttttgtcgtcTATAAATTGATAACAAAGAATAAATATGACTAAATAATTACATACAAATACTTAGATGTAAATATTAATTCATATAATATATCAAATATAAATCATATAGCGACGTGCCAACTGCTAATAGCATCCAGCAAAAGCAAAACAGCGGCAATAATTTGAGGGAAAAAGACACAATcacacaacaaaacaaacaCACTCTTTATCGAACA
Above is a genomic segment from Arachis stenosperma cultivar V10309 chromosome 1, arast.V10309.gnm1.PFL2, whole genome shotgun sequence containing:
- the LOC130968721 gene encoding F-box/LRR-repeat protein 3-like isoform X1 → MGGICSRKREQQVMEDDLHRGVLGRYCRSTSTKWPGAKSFRSKPNNFPGGGTCPSLMELCIHKIREDFRKYDSFSMLPPDLSQQIFNELVDAQCLTEAYIEAFRNCALRDVLLGEYPGVNDGWIDVISSQRSSLLSVDLSGSTVTDKGLRLLKDSSNLQSLTLDYCDQFSEHGLKYVSGLLNLTSLSIRKSSTVTPDGMRAFSSLVNLEKLDLERCSEIHGGFVHLKGLKKLESLNIACCKCIMDSDMQAISGLINLKELQISNSSITDHGVAYLRGLQKLTTLNAEGCKITSACLESIAALAALESLNLNRCCLSDDEFEKISSLKTLKRLSLAFNRITDACLVHLKGLVNLEYLNLDSCKIGDEGLANLIGLTLLRSLVLSDTEVGSSGLRHISGLHKLEDLNLSFTSVNDASLKRLSGLTNLKSLNLDARQITDVGLANLTSLSGLIKLDLFGARISDAGTVFLKSFKNLQFLEICGGGLTDGGVKHIKEMTSLTQLNLSQNCNLTDKTLELLSGMTALRSLNVSNSRITNEGLRYLKPLKNLRTLSLESCKVTAAEIKKLQSSDLPNLISFRPE
- the LOC130968721 gene encoding uncharacterized protein LOC130968721 isoform X2, with product MGGICSRKREQQVMEDDLHRGVLGRYCRSTSTKWPGAKSFRSKPNNFPGGGTCPSLMELCIHKIREDFRKYDSFSMLPPDLSQQIFNELVDAQCLTEAYIEAFRNCALRDVLLGEYPGVNDGWIDVISSQRSSLLSVDLSGSTVTDKGLRLLKDSSNLQSLTLDYCDQFSEHGLKYVSGLLNLTSLSIRKSSTVTPDGMRAFSSLVNLEKLDLERCSEIHGGFVHLKGLKKLESLNIACCKCIMDSDMQAISGLQKLTTLNAEGCKITSACLESIAALAALESLNLNRCCLSDDEFEKISSLKTLKRLSLAFNRITDACLVHLKGLVNLEYLNLDSCKIGDEGLANLIGLTLLRSLVLSDTEVGSSGLRHISGLHKLEDLNLSFTSVNDASLKRLSGLTNLKSLNLDARQITDVGLANLTSLSGLIKLDLFGARISDAGTVFLKSFKNLQFLEICGGGLTDGGVKHIKEMTSLTQLNLSQNCNLTDKTLELLSGMTALRSLNVSNSRITNEGLRYLKPLKNLRTLSLESCKVTAAEIKKLQSSDLPNLISFRPE